The segment CCCTACGCCGAGGGCGACCGCTACTACGACCGCCGCCCCACCACGGCCGTGCCCGAACCGGGGCGCAAGAACGGCGGCCTCGACCTGGACGGCCGCTTCGCGCTGCACCCGGAGCTGGCGCCGCTTTTCGACCTCTACCGCGAGGGGCGGCTGGCCGTCGTCCACGCCGCCGGCTCGCCCGACGAAACGCGCAGCCACTTCGACGCCCAGCAGTACATGGAGTTCGGCACCCCGGGCGCCAAGTCCGCCCGCAGCGGCTGGCTGGGCCGTCACCTGGCCCTCACCGCCCGCCGCAGCGGCTCGCCCTTCCGCGCCGTGGGCCTGGGGGACGTGGTGGCCGACGCGTTGCTGGGGCCGGTTACCCCGCTGGCGCTGCGCTCGATCGCCGAGTTCCACCTGCAGGGGCGCGACGGCGAGTGGCCGCGGATGCAGGCGGCCCTGCGGCGGCTCTACGCCGGGAGCGGGCCGCTCGAGCCGGTGGCGCGCAGCGTCTGGAGCTCGCTGGAGATGCTCGCCGACCTGGCCCGCAGTCCGGGCGGCGAAAAGGCCTACCCCGACGACGTCCTCGGCCGCGGCCTGGCGCAGGTCGCGCGGCTGATCAAGGCGGGGGTGGGGCTCGAGGTGGCCACGGTGGACTCGGACGGCTGGGACACCCACGAGGGACAGGGTGTGCAAAACGGCCGCTTCGCTGCGAACGCCGCCGCCTTTGCCCGCGCTCTGGCCGCCTTCTGGGCCGACCTGGGCGACGACGCCCGGGGCGTTACCGTCGTGGTGATGAGCGAGTTCGGCCGCCGGGTCGAGGAAAACGCCAGCGCCGGGACCGACCACGGCCACGGCGGGGTGATGTGGCTCTTGGGCGCGGGGGTCCGGGGCGGCAGGGTCTACGGCCGCTGGCCGGGCCTGGCCCGCGAGCAGCTCGCCGACGGCGACCTGGCGGTCACCACCGACTTCCGCGACGTGCTGGGCGAGCTGGTGACGAGGCGGCTGGGCAACCCCGAGGTGGCGCAGGTCTTCCCCGGCTACCGGCCGCGGCCGCTGGGAATCTTCGAGGAGGTGCAGGGATGAAGAGGTGGCTCGGAGTCGCTTTGCTGGTG is part of the Oceanithermus desulfurans genome and harbors:
- a CDS encoding DUF1501 domain-containing protein, whose amino-acid sequence is MNRRSLLKTLGVLGVSHTLFPGLHAQLAFAEGDRERRDALVVVFQRGGADGLGLVAPYAEGDRYYDRRPTTAVPEPGRKNGGLDLDGRFALHPELAPLFDLYREGRLAVVHAAGSPDETRSHFDAQQYMEFGTPGAKSARSGWLGRHLALTARRSGSPFRAVGLGDVVADALLGPVTPLALRSIAEFHLQGRDGEWPRMQAALRRLYAGSGPLEPVARSVWSSLEMLADLARSPGGEKAYPDDVLGRGLAQVARLIKAGVGLEVATVDSDGWDTHEGQGVQNGRFAANAAAFARALAAFWADLGDDARGVTVVVMSEFGRRVEENASAGTDHGHGGVMWLLGAGVRGGRVYGRWPGLAREQLADGDLAVTTDFRDVLGELVTRRLGNPEVAQVFPGYRPRPLGIFEEVQG